The window AACGTCGCTTACGACAGGGAGGGCAAATGCGGTATTGGACATAGCGGACAAACAGGCGCGGACATCGGCAATGAAGCCGGGCTCAGTTATTTGGGACGGTGAATAATTCGGGATTCCAAAGGGCCTTCGACCCTTTGGCGGAGTTTAAGGCAGAGCCTCAGGATAAAGGAGATGTTTTTATGACGCAGGAAAACGAGAATATGACACAGGGAAACGGGACGGAGACAGAGACGAAGAAAAAGAACGAAATCCCGAAGCACGAAGCGCGCAGGAAGGAATTGGCGGAGCGCGTCGCCGCGTCGCTGGAGGCCGGAGTGATCCCCTGGCAGAGATATGGACTGCCTGTCGCCCCGCCCACGAACGCAGCGACAGGCAGGGAATACAAGGGGATCAACGCGCTTTATCTTCTGGAGAAATGCGCGGAAAAAGGCTACAGGGACAATAAGTGGATCACGCTTTCTGACGCCAACAAACACGGCTTTATGGTGAAACAAGGCGAAAACGGCGTCGCTCTGGAGCACTGGGGTGAAAACAAAGACGGGAAGCTGTCGGTCAGGAGCTATTCTGTGTTTAACGTGGAACAGCTCAACGCCTGTATCCCTTTGCCGGAGGCCGAGCGCAGGCCGGACTTCTCCAGAGCGAACGCCATGCTGAAAAGAGCAGGCATTGAGATGAACGACGAGGCGAAATGGCCGGACTACCTGGAGCAGGTAAAAGCTCTTGCCTCGGAAGCGGTGAAAAAGCAATCTGAAAATGTCCACACGGAGGATTTGAAAGCCCTGCGCTACAGCATGGTCGTCTCCCGTATATGCCGGGAGACGCGCCTCGATACCGGAATGCCCCTGGACGCTCAGGCTCAGACGAATTCCTGGTCCGTCAGCATACGGCGAAATCCGAGGGAGCTTTTCAACGCCACCAGGGACGCGGACAAAATCGCGGACGGCCTGCTGAAAGGCATGGAGTACGAGCGAAGCCCGGAACCCGACAGGAATGCGGTAAACTGGAACGACTACGAGGCGAAAATGCAAAAGGTCCGCGCCATGCAGGAAGCCCGGCAGGAGAAATCGGAAGCACAGAGGGCCGAGGGCATTGTGGCCGACGCTGTTCTCCTGCCTGACGGGCTCGATTCCAACCTCCCCAACGCGGATCTGAACGCCGAGCAGGAGGCGGTGAAGTCCTCGGCGGAAAAAGCGGTGGGCGAGATCGCTCAGATGCGCGCCTCCGCTTCCGCGAAAGAGGAACAGGCCCTGTCGAACCCCACCGCCGCCGCGACGAAGCTGGCGAAGGAGAAGATGAAGCGCGGAGCCATCGTCACCGACGCTCAGGCGGGAAAGACCTACACGGGGAAAATCATCGGGCTCGCCGGAACGCATCCCGACGCCATCGCGGTCCAGAGGAT is drawn from Synergistaceae bacterium and contains these coding sequences:
- a CDS encoding ssDNA-binding domain-containing protein; translated protein: MTQENENMTQGNGTETETKKKNEIPKHEARRKELAERVAASLEAGVIPWQRYGLPVAPPTNAATGREYKGINALYLLEKCAEKGYRDNKWITLSDANKHGFMVKQGENGVALEHWGENKDGKLSVRSYSVFNVEQLNACIPLPEAERRPDFSRANAMLKRAGIEMNDEAKWPDYLEQVKALASEAVKKQSENVHTEDLKALRYSMVVSRICRETRLDTGMPLDAQAQTNSWSVSIRRNPRELFNATRDADKIADGLLKGMEYERSPEPDRNAVNWNDYEAKMQKVRAMQEARQEKSEAQRAEGIVADAVLLPDGLDSNLPNADLNAEQEAVKSSAEKAVGEIAQMRASASAKEEQALSNPTAAATKLAKEKMKRGAIVTDAQAGKTYTGKIIGLAGTHPDAIAVQRITGNQAVLHKIKEIATESNLAVTVGAGLTITKGMDGKSTVKTREETVKEKNKENDIEERAR